From a single Rhizobium lusitanum genomic region:
- a CDS encoding murein hydrolase activator EnvC family protein: MLLPCLAVCFGVGAYVAGPFQFRDMALAQEDGGSTSQATGEQPAAAPPSAGPAEQAPDPAAELARKRDETRAALEDLSKTISLSSDKTKALTDSIASLDKSTDSLRQALIDSATRRRDLDRKIQQSEKTLTDLAVKEDKIRKSLHDRRALLAEVLGALERMGRNPPPALLVTPDDALASVRSAILLGAVVPGMRKETDKLIADLTDLTKLHAATATEKADLTTTMTNSLEEERRMDLLLSENDKLSHENAAKLDTERKRSEELASQATSLEGLVASLESQIGSVRDAAAAARAEQARREQLTDQQREQAKALAESGVPDKNRIAPAYPFSDLKRKLELPVAGDILRQFGDGDGTGHTAMGITLATGPDALVTAPADGTVVYAGAFRSYGQMVILDTGDGYHMVLSGMDAIKTRLGKFVFAGEPLAVMGQKRVASATALALETDRPTLYIEFRKDGKPVDSRPWWTSKDTGKARNDT; this comes from the coding sequence CTGCTGCTGCCATGTCTGGCAGTGTGTTTTGGCGTGGGTGCCTATGTGGCGGGGCCATTTCAGTTCCGGGACATGGCGCTGGCGCAGGAAGATGGCGGTTCGACGTCGCAGGCGACGGGCGAGCAGCCTGCCGCAGCACCGCCATCGGCGGGACCGGCGGAGCAAGCGCCGGATCCGGCCGCCGAACTTGCCCGCAAGCGCGACGAGACCCGCGCGGCACTGGAGGATCTGTCGAAGACGATCAGCCTTTCCTCCGACAAGACGAAAGCCCTGACAGACAGTATCGCTTCGCTCGACAAGAGCACTGACAGCCTGCGCCAGGCACTGATCGACAGCGCCACCCGCCGCAGGGACCTGGACCGCAAGATCCAGCAGAGCGAAAAGACGCTGACCGATCTCGCCGTCAAGGAAGACAAGATCCGCAAATCGCTGCACGACCGCCGCGCGCTGCTCGCTGAAGTTCTCGGCGCGCTGGAGCGCATGGGCCGCAACCCGCCGCCGGCGCTGCTGGTGACGCCCGACGATGCGCTTGCCTCGGTTCGCAGCGCCATCCTGCTCGGCGCTGTGGTTCCCGGCATGCGCAAGGAGACGGACAAGCTCATCGCCGACCTGACCGACCTCACGAAGCTGCATGCCGCAACCGCCACCGAGAAGGCCGACCTCACCACCACCATGACCAACAGTCTGGAGGAAGAGCGGCGCATGGATCTGCTGCTCAGCGAGAACGACAAGCTTAGCCATGAGAATGCCGCGAAACTCGATACCGAGCGCAAGCGCTCCGAGGAGCTGGCGAGCCAGGCAACCAGCCTCGAAGGCCTTGTCGCCTCGCTGGAAAGCCAGATCGGCTCGGTGCGGGACGCCGCCGCCGCGGCGCGGGCGGAACAGGCCCGCCGAGAGCAGCTTACGGATCAGCAGCGCGAGCAGGCCAAGGCCCTGGCCGAAAGCGGAGTGCCCGATAAAAACCGCATTGCGCCCGCATATCCGTTTTCCGATCTTAAACGGAAATTGGAGCTGCCTGTGGCGGGCGATATTCTCCGCCAGTTCGGCGACGGCGACGGTACGGGACACACGGCGATGGGCATCACGCTCGCAACCGGCCCCGACGCACTCGTCACCGCTCCTGCCGATGGGACAGTCGTCTACGCCGGCGCGTTTCGCAGCTACGGCCAGATGGTCATTCTAGACACGGGCGACGGCTACCACATGGTGCTGTCGGGAATGGACGCGATCAAGACGCGTCTGGGCAAATTTGTTTTCGCCGGCGAGCCGCTCGCTGTGATGGGCCAAAAAAGAGTCGCGAGTGCGACTGCATTGGCGCTGGAAACAGACCGGCCAACGCTTTACATTGAATTTCGAAAAGATGGGAAGCCGGTCGATTCTCGACCCTGGTGGACCTCAAAGGATACTGGAAAGGCACGCAATGATACGTAG
- a CDS encoding S41 family peptidase codes for MIRRASLVLVGALMGATAMSVIYTAVVPAEAAGSSTYKELSIFGDVFERVRAQYVTPPQEDKLIEAAINGMLTSLDPHSSYMNAKDADDMRTQTKGEFGGLGIEVTMDNDLVKVITPIDDTPAAKAGVLAGDYITAIDGQSVRGLKLEDAVEKMRGAVKTPIKLTLQRKGADKPIEVTIIRDVIAVTAVKSREEGDVGYLRIISFSEKTTPDLEAAIAKIKKDIPADKLKGYVLDLRLNPGGLLDQAINVADDVLERGEIVSTRGRNPDETRRFNAGPGDITDGKPIIVLINGGSASASEIVAGALQDLRRATVLGTQSFGKGSVQTIIPLGDGNGALRLTTALYYTPSGRSIQGTGITPDIKVDQPLPDELKGKLVTEGESSLPGHIKGQSETDQGSGSAAYVPPDPKDDIQLNYALDLLRGAKTDAAFPPNPEKAVSSK; via the coding sequence ATGATACGTAGGGCTTCTCTTGTTCTCGTTGGCGCATTGATGGGTGCGACCGCGATGAGCGTTATCTACACGGCGGTAGTGCCGGCGGAAGCCGCTGGTTCTTCCACGTACAAGGAATTGTCGATTTTCGGCGATGTCTTTGAACGTGTGCGCGCGCAGTATGTGACGCCGCCCCAGGAAGACAAGCTGATCGAAGCCGCCATCAACGGCATGCTGACCTCGCTGGACCCGCATTCGAGCTACATGAATGCCAAGGATGCCGACGATATGCGCACCCAGACCAAGGGTGAATTCGGCGGCCTCGGCATCGAAGTGACGATGGACAACGACCTGGTGAAGGTCATCACCCCAATCGACGACACGCCCGCCGCCAAGGCCGGCGTTCTCGCCGGCGACTACATCACCGCCATCGACGGCCAGTCCGTACGCGGCCTGAAGCTGGAAGACGCGGTCGAGAAGATGCGCGGCGCGGTCAAGACGCCGATCAAGCTGACGCTGCAGCGCAAGGGCGCCGACAAGCCCATCGAAGTCACCATCATCCGTGACGTGATCGCCGTTACCGCCGTCAAATCGCGCGAAGAGGGCGATGTCGGCTATCTCCGTATCATCTCCTTCTCCGAAAAGACCACGCCGGATCTCGAAGCCGCGATCGCCAAGATCAAGAAGGATATCCCGGCCGACAAGCTGAAGGGCTATGTCCTCGACCTGCGCCTCAATCCGGGCGGTCTGCTCGACCAGGCGATCAACGTTGCCGACGATGTGCTGGAGCGCGGCGAGATCGTCTCCACCCGTGGCCGCAATCCGGATGAAACCCGCCGCTTCAATGCCGGCCCGGGCGACATCACTGACGGCAAGCCGATCATCGTGCTGATAAACGGCGGCTCGGCATCGGCTTCGGAAATCGTCGCCGGCGCCCTGCAGGACCTGCGCCGCGCCACCGTGCTTGGCACCCAGTCCTTCGGCAAGGGTTCCGTGCAGACGATCATCCCGCTTGGCGATGGCAACGGCGCTCTGCGCCTGACGACGGCGCTCTATTACACGCCGTCGGGCCGTTCGATCCAGGGCACCGGCATCACGCCTGACATCAAGGTCGACCAGCCGCTGCCGGACGAGCTGAAGGGCAAGCTGGTGACTGAAGGCGAATCCAGCCTGCCGGGCCACATCAAGGGCCAGAGCGAAACCGACCAGGGATCCGGCTCGGCCGCCTACGTGCCGCCGGATCCGAAGGACGATATCCAGCTCAACTACGCGCTTGACCTGTTGCGCGGCGCCAAGACCGATGCGGCCTTCCCGCCGAATCCGGAAAAGGCGGTTTCCTCCAAATAA
- a CDS encoding divergent polysaccharide deacetylase family protein gives MGTDLHAPLGQDRGPDRKRRRPPFGRLIAGCCLIAIASFSLYSALLRDTLQKTQPPVETVEKTAPTPPADDKPATTDQPNLTQVDPQSGANTSRIVTSDGSVVTMFSPTARDGSGPVLINANQVGQDPRMAATPNENLLEDSPFGKLPITSSSGLRPMDQYARPWSGARGTRVAIVVSGLGLSQTGTQRAIEKLPEEITLAFAASGNSLQRWMQEARRGGHEILIQVPFEPFDYPGNNPGPETLLTSQPAARNIENLHKAMSKITNYTGVMNYLGGRFLSNTDAMQPVMRDIGKRGLLFLDDGSSAQSKSGTVAKALETPHAFADMQLDGELQQDAILKKLDELERVARRNGTAIGVASAFDESIDAISKWSQEASMRGIEIVAVSALAVDPKHP, from the coding sequence TTGGGAACGGACTTGCATGCACCGCTCGGCCAGGACCGCGGCCCAGACCGCAAGCGGCGTCGGCCGCCCTTCGGGCGCCTCATTGCCGGCTGCTGTCTGATCGCAATCGCCAGCTTTTCCCTCTATTCGGCATTGCTGCGCGACACTCTCCAGAAAACCCAGCCGCCGGTCGAGACGGTTGAGAAGACGGCACCCACGCCACCGGCCGACGACAAACCCGCCACGACCGATCAGCCAAACCTGACACAAGTCGATCCTCAATCCGGCGCCAATACCTCGCGCATCGTCACCAGCGATGGCTCTGTGGTGACCATGTTCAGCCCGACCGCGCGCGACGGCAGCGGTCCGGTGCTGATCAATGCCAACCAGGTCGGCCAGGACCCGCGCATGGCGGCGACGCCGAACGAGAACCTGCTGGAGGATTCACCCTTCGGCAAGCTGCCGATCACGTCATCGAGCGGGCTCAGACCAATGGATCAATATGCGCGGCCCTGGTCCGGCGCTCGCGGCACGCGCGTCGCCATTGTCGTCAGCGGCCTCGGCCTCAGCCAGACCGGCACACAGCGCGCCATCGAGAAGCTGCCGGAAGAGATCACGCTCGCCTTTGCCGCCAGCGGCAACAGCCTGCAGCGCTGGATGCAGGAGGCACGGCGCGGTGGCCATGAGATCCTGATCCAGGTGCCCTTCGAGCCTTTCGATTATCCCGGCAACAATCCCGGGCCTGAGACGCTTCTGACCTCGCAGCCGGCGGCCAGAAACATCGAAAACCTGCACAAGGCCATGAGCAAGATCACCAACTATACCGGCGTGATGAACTATCTCGGCGGACGCTTCCTGTCGAACACCGATGCCATGCAGCCGGTTATGCGCGATATCGGCAAGCGCGGCCTGCTGTTCCTCGACGACGGCTCGTCCGCGCAATCCAAGTCCGGCACTGTCGCCAAGGCGCTGGAAACGCCGCATGCTTTCGCCGACATGCAGCTCGATGGCGAATTGCAGCAGGATGCCATCCTGAAGAAGCTCGACGAGCTGGAGCGCGTCGCACGCCGCAATGGCACGGCGATCGGCGTCGCATCCGCCTTTGACGAGAGCATCGACGCCATCAGCAAATGGAGCCAGGAGGCATCCATGCGCGGCATCGAGATCGTCGCCGTCTCGGCGCTTGCCGTCGATCCCAAACACCCCTGA
- a CDS encoding RNA pyrophosphohydrolase, translating into MSKTHPPVKAEDLPYRPCVGIMVLNRKGLVWAGKRIPIGNSEYDGSPQLWQMPQGGIDKGEDPLEAAYRELYEETGMKTVTLLAQAKDWINYDLPPQLIGIGLRGKFRGQTQRWFAFRFDGDESEIAINPPPGGHEPEFDAWEWKPMAELPSLVVAFKRPVYDQVVAEFQHLAGLKAED; encoded by the coding sequence ATGAGCAAGACCCACCCACCCGTCAAAGCCGAAGACCTGCCCTATCGTCCCTGCGTCGGCATCATGGTGCTCAACCGCAAGGGGCTGGTCTGGGCCGGCAAGCGCATTCCGATCGGCAATTCCGAATATGACGGCTCGCCGCAGCTCTGGCAGATGCCACAAGGCGGCATCGACAAGGGCGAAGATCCGCTGGAGGCGGCCTATCGCGAACTTTATGAAGAGACCGGCATGAAGACGGTAACGCTGCTGGCGCAGGCGAAGGACTGGATCAACTACGATCTGCCGCCGCAACTGATCGGCATCGGCCTCAGGGGGAAATTTCGCGGCCAGACCCAGCGCTGGTTCGCTTTCCGCTTCGATGGCGACGAGAGCGAAATCGCCATCAACCCGCCGCCCGGCGGCCATGAGCCGGAATTCGATGCCTGGGAATGGAAGCCTATGGCGGAACTGCCCAGCCTGGTCGTCGCCTTCAAGCGTCCGGTCTACGACCAAGTGGTTGCTGAATTCCAGCACCTGGCCGGTCTGAAGGCCGAAGACTGA
- the bfr gene encoding bacterioferritin, producing MKGDKKVIERLNEALFLELGAVNQYWVHYRLLEDWGYTKLAKKERAESIEEMQHADRLVARIIFLEGHPNLQTLAPLRIGQNVKEVLEADLAGEYDARTAYKKSRDICHDAGDYVSMKLFEQLLIDEEGHIDFLETQLELLDKIGEAKYGQLNADSADTAE from the coding sequence TTGAAAGGCGACAAAAAAGTCATCGAGCGGCTTAACGAGGCTCTGTTCCTCGAGCTCGGCGCAGTCAACCAATATTGGGTTCATTACCGGCTTCTCGAGGATTGGGGCTACACCAAGCTTGCCAAGAAGGAGCGTGCGGAATCCATCGAGGAGATGCAGCACGCCGACCGTCTCGTCGCCCGAATCATCTTCCTTGAGGGACATCCGAACCTGCAGACGCTGGCACCGCTGCGCATCGGTCAGAATGTCAAGGAAGTGCTGGAAGCGGATCTTGCCGGCGAATACGACGCCCGCACCGCGTACAAGAAGTCGCGCGACATCTGTCACGACGCCGGCGACTATGTGTCGATGAAGCTGTTCGAACAGCTGCTGATCGACGAGGAAGGCCATATCGACTTCCTGGAGACCCAGCTCGAGCTGCTCGACAAGATCGGCGAGGCCAAATACGGCCAGCTCAACGCCGATTCGGCTGACACCGCCGAATAA
- a CDS encoding (2Fe-2S)-binding protein, which yields MLVCSCNYITDKEIRDVINEFLDEDCWQLIVPSKVYHAMSKRGRCCGCFPNVVDIIIQTTEDYHARRHSTEAEIFDFMSRLKKFHEENRRADIERRQKSHRAA from the coding sequence ATGCTGGTTTGTAGCTGTAATTACATCACCGACAAAGAAATCCGGGACGTCATCAACGAGTTCCTGGATGAGGACTGTTGGCAGCTGATCGTCCCCTCCAAGGTGTATCACGCCATGTCGAAGCGCGGCCGCTGCTGCGGCTGTTTCCCGAATGTCGTTGATATCATTATACAGACAACCGAAGACTATCATGCCCGTCGCCACTCGACGGAAGCCGAAATATTTGATTTCATGTCCCGCCTGAAAAAATTCCACGAAGAAAACAGGAGAGCGGACATTGAAAGGCGACAAAAAAGTCATCGAGCGGCTTAA
- a CDS encoding error-prone DNA polymerase gives MSGHPSASGPLPFFEIGARSNFSFLEGASHPEEMVLGAKIAGLAGLGLADRNSVAGVVKAHVIAKQHGYRFQPGARLVFSDGTPDILAYPQNRQGWAHLCRLLSAGNLAGEKGVCILNESDLLQWGDEMMLALVPKAASVETPEGQAKLEQCLARLWMRFGRKLHMVLSPAYDGQDRLAFASLSILALRNGVRLIASNEPLYHATERKPLADIVVSIREHVPIAEAGFKLAANAERYLKGGIEMARLFRDYPKAIANTQKFFSRLSFSLDELKHNYPDESVPGETVSETLERLAREGAKRRYPDKIPEKVAKQIDYELELIRERQYEPYFLTVHRIMEYARSQNILCQGRGSAANSTVCYCLGITEVNPEITTLLFERFISTEREEPPDIDVDFEHEKRDQVIQFIYDYYSKEHAGLTAAVTSYRARSAGREVAKAFGLSEDVQSALASGVWGWSTEELSEREARLAGLDLKDKTTKRVLSYASTLMGFPRHLTQHVGGFVITKDRLDEVVPIMHTAMKDRYMIEWNKDDLDSLNILKIDVLALGMLTCLAKAFDLLLLHYDVKKQLADLGSGEYPDRIPVYDMICRADTIGVFQIESRAQMSMLPRLRPEKFYDLVIEVAIVRPGPIQGNMVHPYLKRREADRAGKELDYPSPELKEVLKRTLGVPLFQEQAMQIAITAAGFTPAEADKLRRAMATFKRTGTIHTFERKMIEGMVAKGYEREFAKNCFEQIKGFGEYGFPESHAASFALLVYASSWLKTYYPDVFCAAILNAQPMGFYAPAQLVRDAREHGVEVRPVDINISEWDSLLEEAGFDRNAIEPRHASMREVIRTNRAVRLGFRQVKGLSETDMGELVARRGSGYASVRDLWLRSGLAKSAIERLADADAFRSIGLDRREALWAVRALDAQSAAEKLPLFDLADRADLQVEPNVSLPEMLPGEQVIEDYRYLSLSLKAHPVSFLRADFARMGIVQSRDLPMIANGRMVTVAGLVLVRQRPGSANGVIFMTLEDETGVANAIVWPKMFEKYRAIVMGARLVKIRGRLQSESGVIHVVVDYIEDMTPALGILQREARRFGVSDRADEALRPTMDHRQSKRRASSGQLDQGHVDIATDGRSDIAGTARVMPRGRNFH, from the coding sequence GTGAGCGGCCATCCGTCCGCTTCCGGGCCGCTCCCCTTTTTCGAGATTGGAGCACGGTCGAATTTCTCCTTTCTCGAAGGTGCCTCGCATCCGGAAGAGATGGTGCTGGGCGCGAAGATCGCCGGCCTTGCCGGCCTCGGCCTTGCCGATCGCAACAGCGTCGCCGGCGTGGTCAAGGCGCATGTCATTGCCAAGCAGCATGGCTATCGCTTTCAGCCCGGCGCGCGCCTGGTGTTTTCGGACGGCACGCCCGACATTCTCGCCTATCCGCAGAACCGTCAGGGCTGGGCGCATCTCTGTCGGCTGCTGAGCGCCGGCAATTTGGCTGGTGAGAAAGGCGTTTGCATCCTGAACGAAAGCGATCTGTTGCAATGGGGCGACGAGATGATGCTCGCGCTCGTTCCGAAGGCGGCGAGTGTGGAGACACCGGAAGGACAGGCAAAGCTGGAGCAATGTCTTGCGCGGCTATGGATGCGGTTCGGCAGGAAGCTCCACATGGTCTTGTCGCCTGCTTATGACGGGCAGGATCGACTGGCCTTTGCGAGCCTTTCCATCCTCGCACTTCGAAATGGCGTGCGGCTGATCGCCAGCAACGAGCCGCTCTATCACGCAACCGAACGCAAGCCGCTTGCCGATATCGTCGTTTCGATCCGCGAGCATGTGCCGATCGCCGAGGCAGGCTTCAAACTCGCGGCCAATGCCGAACGCTATCTGAAAGGCGGGATCGAAATGGCGCGTCTTTTCAGGGACTATCCAAAGGCCATCGCCAACACGCAGAAATTCTTCAGTCGGCTGTCTTTTTCGCTCGATGAGCTGAAGCATAATTATCCGGACGAAAGCGTTCCGGGCGAGACCGTATCGGAAACGTTGGAGAGGCTGGCGCGAGAGGGTGCGAAACGGCGTTATCCCGATAAGATCCCCGAAAAGGTCGCCAAGCAGATCGATTATGAACTCGAACTCATTCGCGAACGGCAATACGAGCCTTATTTCCTGACGGTGCATCGCATCATGGAATATGCCCGCAGTCAGAATATCCTCTGCCAGGGTCGCGGTTCCGCCGCCAATTCCACGGTCTGCTACTGCCTTGGAATTACCGAGGTCAATCCGGAGATCACGACGCTCTTGTTCGAGCGTTTCATCTCCACGGAGCGCGAGGAGCCGCCGGATATCGACGTCGATTTCGAGCATGAGAAACGCGATCAGGTCATCCAGTTCATCTATGACTATTATTCCAAAGAGCATGCCGGGCTGACGGCGGCGGTGACCAGCTATCGGGCGCGTTCGGCCGGCCGCGAGGTGGCGAAGGCTTTCGGCCTGTCGGAGGATGTGCAGTCGGCCTTGGCAAGCGGTGTCTGGGGCTGGTCGACGGAGGAGCTGTCCGAGCGCGAGGCAAGGCTGGCGGGCCTCGACCTCAAGGACAAGACGACGAAGCGCGTGCTCTCCTATGCTTCGACGCTGATGGGGTTTCCGCGCCATCTGACCCAGCATGTCGGTGGTTTTGTCATCACCAAGGACCGGCTGGATGAAGTCGTGCCGATCATGCATACGGCGATGAAAGATCGCTACATGATCGAGTGGAACAAGGACGATCTCGACAGTCTCAATATATTAAAGATCGATGTTCTGGCGCTCGGCATGCTCACCTGCCTTGCCAAGGCTTTCGATCTCCTTCTGCTGCACTACGATGTGAAGAAGCAGCTTGCCGATCTTGGGAGTGGCGAATATCCCGATCGCATACCTGTCTATGACATGATCTGTCGCGCCGACACGATCGGCGTCTTCCAGATCGAGAGCCGGGCGCAGATGAGCATGTTGCCGCGTCTGCGGCCGGAAAAATTCTACGATCTGGTCATCGAGGTGGCGATCGTCCGGCCCGGCCCGATCCAGGGCAATATGGTGCATCCTTATCTCAAGCGGCGTGAGGCCGATCGGGCGGGAAAAGAGCTCGACTATCCGAGCCCTGAGCTGAAGGAGGTTCTGAAGCGAACGCTGGGTGTCCCCCTGTTTCAGGAGCAGGCCATGCAGATCGCTATTACGGCTGCAGGCTTCACCCCTGCGGAGGCCGACAAGTTGCGCCGGGCGATGGCGACTTTCAAGCGAACCGGGACCATCCATACCTTCGAGAGGAAGATGATCGAAGGCATGGTCGCGAAGGGATACGAGCGTGAATTCGCCAAGAACTGCTTCGAGCAGATCAAGGGTTTTGGCGAATATGGCTTCCCCGAAAGCCATGCGGCTTCCTTCGCGCTGCTCGTCTATGCCTCTTCCTGGCTCAAGACCTATTATCCTGATGTCTTCTGCGCGGCGATCCTCAATGCTCAGCCGATGGGTTTCTATGCGCCGGCGCAGCTCGTGCGCGATGCGCGCGAACATGGTGTCGAGGTCCGCCCGGTGGATATCAATATCTCGGAGTGGGATTCGCTACTGGAAGAGGCGGGTTTCGACAGGAATGCGATCGAGCCGCGCCATGCGTCGATGCGGGAAGTGATCCGGACGAACCGGGCCGTCCGTCTCGGCTTCCGGCAGGTCAAGGGCTTGTCGGAAACCGATATGGGTGAACTCGTTGCCCGTCGTGGCTCCGGCTATGCCTCCGTGCGCGATCTCTGGCTGCGTTCCGGCCTTGCCAAATCCGCCATTGAACGGCTGGCCGATGCCGATGCCTTCCGGTCGATCGGGCTCGACCGCCGCGAGGCGCTGTGGGCCGTCAGGGCGCTGGATGCGCAAAGTGCCGCCGAAAAGCTCCCCCTCTTCGATCTGGCCGACCGCGCCGACCTGCAGGTCGAGCCAAATGTTTCCCTGCCGGAAATGCTGCCCGGCGAGCAGGTGATCGAGGATTATCGCTATCTCTCGCTCTCCCTGAAGGCACATCCAGTTTCCTTCCTGCGCGCGGATTTCGCCCGCATGGGCATCGTGCAGAGCCGGGATCTGCCCATGATAGCCAATGGGCGGATGGTGACTGTGGCGGGACTGGTGCTGGTGCGCCAGCGGCCGGGCTCGGCGAATGGGGTGATCTTCATGACACTGGAGGACGAGACCGGCGTTGCCAATGCGATCGTCTGGCCGAAAATGTTCGAAAAATACCGCGCCATCGTCATGGGCGCCCGGCTGGTCAAGATCCGTGGTCGCCTGCAGAGCGAGAGCGGTGTCATCCATGTCGTGGTCGATTATATCGAGGACATGACCCCGGCGCTCGGCATCCTGCAACGCGAAGCCCGGCGATTCGGCGTCAGCGACCGGGCGGACGAGGCCCTGCGTCCGACCATGGATCATCGGCAGAGCAAGCGGCGTGCAAGCTCGGGCCAGCTGGATCAGGGGCATGTCGATATCGCGACGGATGGCCGCAGCGATATTGCTGGGACCGCCAGAGTCATGCCGCGAGGCCGCAATTTTCATTGA
- a CDS encoding ImuA family protein: MAETAVARETLSTLRETIARLEGRPIPALTAAAYETQAAEPDAGSADTAQSLLATGVADLDEAMQGGVPLDALTEIRSLALRHAGAASAFTLALAARLGAQVVGKTATVSPVLWIVDTVAAMEAGLPYPIGIRDFGLEPAGFLQASPRKLDEALWLAETALASAAFAVVILEVRGNPARFGLTESRRLALRAKAAGRPLFLLRQGGEEEASSALFRLSVEPAPALARPLPDGSMLGGSIGHPAFRLTLEKSRNPAPFSITLEWNAHDRQFSSVPDAQRPAFPGEHAAHSGADLSASADRPDRPQALGPLLAYSRPA, translated from the coding sequence ATGGCCGAGACCGCCGTGGCGCGGGAAACGCTTTCTACCCTGCGTGAAACCATCGCCCGACTGGAAGGCAGGCCGATACCGGCACTGACGGCGGCTGCGTATGAGACGCAGGCGGCGGAACCGGATGCCGGTTCGGCGGATACTGCCCAGTCGCTGCTTGCGACCGGGGTCGCCGATCTCGACGAGGCGATGCAGGGCGGCGTGCCGCTCGACGCGCTGACGGAGATCCGTTCGCTGGCCTTGCGTCATGCGGGTGCGGCCAGCGCTTTTACGCTTGCTCTTGCCGCGCGGCTTGGGGCGCAAGTCGTCGGCAAGACCGCGACCGTGTCTCCGGTTCTATGGATCGTTGACACGGTTGCGGCGATGGAGGCGGGCCTGCCCTACCCCATCGGCATCAGGGATTTCGGATTGGAGCCGGCCGGCTTTTTGCAGGCCTCGCCGCGCAAGCTGGACGAGGCCTTGTGGCTGGCGGAAACGGCACTCGCGAGCGCTGCCTTTGCGGTCGTCATCCTGGAGGTGCGCGGCAATCCGGCCCGTTTCGGTCTGACCGAGAGCCGGCGGCTCGCGCTTAGGGCCAAGGCGGCGGGGCGGCCTTTGTTTTTATTGCGGCAGGGGGGCGAAGAGGAGGCGAGCAGCGCCCTCTTCCGCCTCTCCGTCGAACCCGCGCCGGCTTTGGCGCGGCCTCTACCGGACGGATCGATGCTTGGCGGTAGCATCGGTCATCCGGCCTTTCGTCTCACCCTGGAAAAGAGCCGCAACCCGGCGCCTTTTTCCATAACCCTGGAATGGAATGCACATGACCGCCAGTTTTCCTCTGTCCCCGACGCTCAGCGTCCTGCCTTTCCCGGCGAACACGCAGCGCATTCTGGCGCTGACCTTTCCGCATCTGCCGACCGACCGGATCGCCCGCAAGCGCTGGGGCCTCTCCTGGCGTACAGCCGGCCGGCTTGA
- a CDS encoding metallopeptidase family protein — protein sequence MARIDQSEDWRDRHAPSISTFESLATEAYSHLPDEFRSLTGNLIILIEDFPDDDIFEDMALETPFDLLGLFEGRGISERFTAQTGEMPNKIRLYRRPIIDYWAENEETLGDIITHVLIHEIGHHFGLSDEDMERIEESAEEATDR from the coding sequence ATGGCCCGCATTGACCAGAGCGAGGATTGGCGGGACCGCCACGCGCCCTCAATCAGCACGTTTGAATCGCTGGCCACGGAGGCTTATAGCCACCTGCCGGACGAATTCCGCTCGCTCACCGGTAACCTCATCATTTTGATCGAGGATTTTCCCGACGACGACATCTTCGAGGACATGGCGCTGGAAACGCCCTTCGACCTGCTCGGCCTGTTCGAAGGCCGTGGGATATCCGAGCGCTTCACCGCCCAGACCGGGGAAATGCCGAACAAGATCCGCCTCTATCGCCGCCCGATCATCGATTACTGGGCGGAAAACGAGGAAACCCTCGGCGACATCATCACCCATGTCCTGATCCACGAGATCGGCCATCATTTTGGCCTGAGCGACGAGGACATGGAGCGCATCGAGGAAAGCGCGGAAGAAGCGACGGATCGCTAG
- a CDS encoding DUF1737 domain-containing protein gives MKLYRFLTGPDDASFCHKVTAALNKGWDLSGSPTYSFNAATGVMQCGQAVVKEVVGKDYDPEMKLSEQ, from the coding sequence ATGAAACTCTATCGCTTCCTCACCGGACCCGACGACGCTTCCTTCTGCCACAAGGTCACCGCCGCGCTGAACAAGGGCTGGGACCTCTCGGGCTCGCCGACCTATAGCTTCAACGCCGCAACCGGCGTGATGCAGTGTGGCCAAGCTGTTGTCAAAGAAGTTGTTGGCAAGGATTATGATCCGGAGATGAAGCTTTCCGAGCAATAA